The following proteins are co-located in the Cyprinus carpio isolate SPL01 chromosome B19, ASM1834038v1, whole genome shotgun sequence genome:
- the cica gene encoding protein capicua homolog isoform X1: MKPIKKQERRSPPSTRAKGVKRRAVDSSPQEEKRETKEKPQISPTSPKRHISSNSDSSQEGPLRRSASPEKEGVLSIAVDFGKTEECPRSAKSGGTQSDSNSSTISASNSPNPSSSRKTATFKARVPKKKYTSEHCAGNHGNASTPSTPPQSSSSSHNGSGASQGPAASAAPTDLHGQSQLAEDSITGYGHNNVTGPTGRTAGECGERDGPSASSPQRCSSTDTASEHSADLDVTTSRRDSHSSSQKPQAHSTSTSSQESLSSGLAGVLAKGLKNQRVLARQGPRLGEGWPHDRGREMSGVFRTGVVRRVSEEHGIVEVQLNGEKTICKYPFQVATDSVDLILDASPPGVAPVAIGSLVCIPFGGGDEGSEGVQQWYREGIVTQVDPHPAVSFPYRVQLREDRSDERKERSGVEDDGRAQAIWVSRQNLRLLVPPWDLEPPQPAEPGIDGRRVREREWEEREDMEVEQEVVQLTRPTFVQSLLQPFPSPHSSSSVVNTAITSVLSVAPNRDWENHREKDQERDLHRHLERERERERERERERQKHHHQPHHLYSSTPDGVDLEVSCLSQLRDGGITALGGKALGAPSPHRPILSKPNYLSPHLSVVRGLSTPIAPHLPLAPHPNHPPMLLGLGSATGAAVISSTSQLPPLPPSSSRGSLDKTPSSNSHGASGGGSGSSSSSSRSRTPLTAAQQKYKKGDVVCTPTGIRKKFNGKQWRRLCSREGCSKESQRRGYCSRHLSMRTKEMEAGGGVGRDRSGASSTGTITPDLRLGGRTSSEYDWDDNSRDSSEASSRGGDSRTRLVMTSLIPQELTRDMSRFDFDECEAANMLVSLGSSRSCTPPFSPVSNQSPFSPAPSPSPTLFGIRPDNFSPITAPLTPRRLRHLSGTKIHGTPSAERERHISGIVPTFQTNLTFTVPMSPSKRKMDVPPPPLSSASDYAKSDPQLSDHGLSLNAAAFRVLSPQSQPTTPSYLSFPRQRSVTSRPSSSAASTPPPMLVSPTPPSPLPQDPSSRRIVPLRDSPVIVRNPDVPLAKFSDGPLSRRASSRSREHSQPLHHAVGLQAPVPINGAATNGAVLLRNPAPTLVLVTSSQSLTTVAPGHPAHSNSAALNITTSNATTGPALALSGSGGKEQERKSGGPADAGGVLPQPVACHPSPTALLPLILPAESPHPAPRKDIIMGRPGTVWTNVEPRSVPVFAWHSLVPFLETSQTKMSMQPADGQTLVNQSKEPRCGVALVTEGPTDHPAPQRGSPSCPPPTAEDPPVERGGDSETESDADDLFFPAQDIAPSTCPVKRRTQSLSALPKEGDKKREKDHIRRPMNAFMIFSKRHRALVHQRHPNQDNRTVSKILGEWWYALGPKEKKKYHDLAFQVKEAHFRAHPDWKWCNKDRRKSLSEGRGTPGAKEARERSVSESTEAHNASQGADHKGAGPSWTSPRSDGHGGSMGGQLQRPRAFSQSAVHTLERREKERVLESTGLFHPRAPAHPRRPSEDVTSDEEPMVICEEGDDDVIEDSFADGSIDLKCKERVTDSDDENEHADEADSKRTFQPVHSSVAFSPTGTTGNKNNEDGREKNPEKRGMGGAELDNGGPKEGKGGGGGGQVPFHVNSASVTGITATLPHNPGTYLSQGAVRMAPTVVTNVVRPITSTPIPIASKPADGGVAVGTLPPDGKPKLLIGAGGAGGGGYFPSSSPKPNGQGSLVTGLVLGGTFPNQPTVQLITPPQPSPCNGTSSNSAVPLPLLHHQFLPAASITPHSGGKPVTQVQYILPTLSAAANPNSPSSQQTQQPSSVLTLSSAAPTHVSLANGVYTGAGQGIRYASVPAVGGVSPGGGVHAQSPVLQSKMLVPMATVGTGSTPPQPISLVGPPLPVQHGTQPGSKIIQIAPMPVVQTNVHPGGSVHTGNSFPVSMPTATVMASGPTSPQTVLLTPPPTRITYVQSTPGVAAPFPLGSTHAVSSTHQTPSPAGPSFLQSPVATIGFTAIAPAGQALVQPIVASQPPLLAPCPPPSGLSQPAQASTATHQLVTTIYPRVSLAGGVVSVTAVPQSTASSTSVPASSSMHQEKTHSAAAAQPHAQTDAQLQTQVNMHMENERRPETRKEMEKQRDLVVSKDGHQTPPSGLEESVQHAHKVGQHCEGKEDGKKGSKMERESERDVGGGPSQTERAERARAMEGETESQAEINSKDESREAGRREASVSDPPPPPLQTDSPSVKKTKFRPPPLKNTTDAGDKALFGSSFEERLKELPEFKPEDVLPSPNLQSLTTSPRAILGSYRRKRRNSTDLDSADDPSSPRRKSRCLSSCSSEPNTPKSAAKCEGDIFTFDRAGETEHILEELDRVPPSSLRRMLDQRRALVMQLFQEHGFFPSAQATAAFQARHSDTFPSKVCLQLKIREVRQKIMQNAGSSESVGCAAAGSSDSASTPGPSNPAARENPEADERGRATEEPKKDAGDPQESR; encoded by the exons ATGAAGCCCATTAAAAAGCAAGAAAGGCGGTCGCCCCCATCCACTCGCGCCAAAGGAGTTAAGAGGAGGGCAGTGGACAGTAGCCCacaggaagagaagagagaaacaaAGGAAAAGCCCCAAATTTCACCTACCTCTCCCAAGAGACATATCTCCTCAAATTCTGACTCATCACAGGAAGGGCCACTGAGAAGAAGCGCGTCTCCGGAAAAGGAGGGGGTCCTTAGCATAGCAGTGGATTTCGGGAAGACAGAGGAATGCCCCAGAAGCGCCAAATCTGGTGGAACACAGAGTGACAGCAACAGTAGCACGATCAGTGCCAGCAACAGCCCCAATCCTTCGTCTAGTCGCAAAACAGCCACTTTTAAGGCCCGTGTGCCCAAGAAGAAGTACACCTCGGAGCACTGTGCCGGAAACCATGGCAACGCCAGCACTCCCAGCACACCCCCACAGAGCAGCAGCAGCTCTCATAACGGAAGTGGTGCTAGTCAGGGCCCAGCTGCTTCTGCTGCACCCACGGACCTACACGGTCAAAGCCAGCTGGCTGAGGACAGCATCACCGGGTACGGACACAACAATGTAACTGGGCCTACAGGTAGAACTGCAGGTGAGTGCGGAGAGAGGGACGGGCCGAGTGCATCCAGCCCACAGCGTTGCTCCTCAACCGACACAGCCAGCGAACACTCGGCTGATCTAGACGTGACAACTTCAAGACGTGATTCTCACTCCAGCTCCCAAAAGCCACAAGCACATAGCACTTCAACATCCTCGCAGGAGAGTCTGTCATCTGGTCTAGCCGGTGTCCTCGCCAAAGGTCTCAAAAATCAGAGAGTTCTGGCCCGACAGGGTCCCAGATTAGGGGAAGGCTGGCCACACGATCGGGGCCGGGAAATGTCTGGTGTGTTTCGCACTGGAGTTGTGCGGAGAGTCAGCGAGGAGCATGGGATTGTGGAGGTGCAACTAAATGGAGAAAAGACCATATGCAAATACCCATTTCAAGTGGCTACTGATTCTGTTGACCTTATTCTAGATGCGTCACCTCCCGGTGTGGCCCCGGTGGCTATAGGATCACTAGTCTGCATCCCCTTTGGAGGAGGTGACGAGGGCAGTGAGGGAGTGCAACAGTGGTACAGAGAAGGTATAGTCACACAAGTAGATCCACACCCAGCTGTGTCTTTCCCATACCGTGTTCAGCTAAGGGAAGATCGGTCTGATGAGAGAAAGGAAAGGAGTGGTGTGGAAGATGACGGAAGGGCTCAGGCCATTTGGGTCTCACGACAAAATCTCCGCCTCCTGGTTCCTCCTTGGGACTTAGAGCCGCCCCAGCCAGCAGAGCCAGGGATTGATGGTAGGAGGGTAAGAGAACGAGAGTGGGAGGAAAGAGAGGACATGGAAGTGGAGCAGGAGGTGGTTCAACTGACTAGACCAACGTTTGTTCAGAGCTTGCTGCAACCTTTCCCCTCACCCCATTCTTCGTCTTCTGTCGTTAACACTGCCATCACATCTGTACTCAGTGTGGCCCCAAACAGAGACTGGGAAAATCACAGAGAGAAGGATCAGGAAAGAGATTTGCATAGGCACTTAGAGAGAGAAAGGGAACGAGAacgagaaagggagagagagaggcaaaaGCATCATCATCAACCCCATCATCTTTATTCATCCACCCCAGATGGCGTGGATTTGGAAGTCAGCTGTCTTAGCCAGCTAAGGGATGGTGGCATCACTGCCTTGGGAGGGAAAGCTCTTGGGGCTCCTTCTCCACATCGCCCCATTCTTTCTAAACCAAACTACCTCAGCCCTCACCTTTCTGTGGTGAGAGGGCTCAGTACCCCGATTGCACCCCACCTGCCCCTTGCTCCTCACCCAAATCACCCCCCTATGCTCCTGGGCCTGGGTTCAGCCACAGGTGCGGCAGTCATCTCATCCACGTCCCAGCTTCCTCCCTTGCCCCCAAGCTCTTCTCGAGGCTCCCTGGACAAGACCCCCAGCTCCAACTCACATGGTGCATCAGGGGGTGGCTCTGGATCCTCGTCATCTTCGTCACGGTCCCGCACACCCCTCACGGCCGCTCAACAGAAGTACAAGAAGGGCGATGTGGTGTGCACCCCTACAGGCATCCGCAAGAAGTTCAACGGAAAGCAGTGGCGCAGACTGTGCTCACGTGAAGGCTGCTCGAAGGAGTCACAGAGGCGTGGCTACTGCTCTCGGCATCTCTCCATGCGCACCAAAGAGATGGAAGCCGGAGGCGGGGTTGGCCGAGACAGGAGTGGCGCCAGTAGCACTGGCACCATCACACCTGACCTACGTTTAGGTGGACGCACCAGCAGCGAATATGACTGGGACGACAACTCAAGAGACAGCAGTGAAGCCAGCAGCCGTGGCGGGGACTCTCGAACACGTCTGGTGATGACTTCTCTTATACCACAAGAACTGACACGTGACATGTCGCGCTTTGACTTTGACGAGTGTGAGGCTGCAAATATGCTGGTCTCGCTTGGCAGCTCACGTTCGTGCACACCCCCATTCTCACCTGTATCCAATCAGTCACCATTCTCACCTGCGCCATCCCCCTCGCCCACGCTATTTGGCATCCGCCCAGATAATTTCAGCCCAATCACAGCACCACTGACCCCTCGTCGCCTTCGCCACCTCAGTGGCACGAAAATCCATGGCACTCCCAGCGCAGAACGTGAGCGCCACATCTCTGGCATCGTCCCCACTTTTCAGACCAACTTGACATTCACTGTACCCATGAGTCCCAGTAAACGTAAGATGGATGTCCCCCCACCCCCGCTGTCTAGTGCATCAGACTATGCGAAATCTGATCCCCAACTCAGTGACCACGGCCTCAGCCTCAACGCGGCAGCATTCAGGGTTCTATCCCCTCAAAGCCAGCCTACCACCCCCTCATATCTCTCATTTCCTCGACAGAGGAGTGTCACAAGCCGGCCCTCATCCTCTGCTGCATCTACTCCACCCCCAATGCTGGTTTCTCCCACACCACCCTCACCACTGCCACAGGATCCCAGCTCACGTCGTATCGTTCCCCTACGTGATTCGCCTGTCATTGTTCGTAACCCCGATGTGCCGTTGGCAAAATTCAGCGATGGTCCCCTGAGCCGTAGAGCAAGCTCACGCTCTAGGGAGCACAGCCAGCCCCTTCACCATGCCGTGGGCCTCCAGGCCCCTGTGCCCATAAATGGCGCTGCCACCAACGGAGCCGTTCTCCTTCGCAATCCCGCTCCCACCTTAGTCCTGGTGACTTCCTCTCAGTCATTGACGACTGTGGCTCCTGGACATCCCGCCCATTCAAACTCTGCTGCTTTGAATATCACCACCTCTAATGCAACCACTGGACCTGCCCTTGCACTATCTGGCTCAGGAGGTAAAGAGCAAGAGAGGAAGTCAGGTGGGCCTGCAGATGCAGGTGGTGTTCTCCCACAGCCTGTGGCTTGCCATCCTTCACCCACTGCTCTGTTGCCCCTCATCCTGCCAGCCGAGTCCCCTCACCCTGCTCCTCGCAAAGACATCATCATGGGACGGCCTGGCACTG TTTGGACCAATGTGGAGCCCCGCTCTGTGCCAGTGTTCGCGTGGCATTCGTTGGTTCCTTTTCTGGAGACCAGCCAGACAAAAATGTCCATGCAGCCTGCAGATGGCCAAACACTTGTAAATCAGAGCAAAG AACCTCGCTGTGGAGTTGCCCTTGTGACTGAGGGACCTACTGACCATCCAGCACCACAGAGAGGTTCCCCGTCTTGCCCCCCTCCTACTGCCGAAGACCCACCCGTGGAGAGAGGAGGTGACAGTGAGACCGAGAGTGATGCTGACGACCT tttttttccagctcaAGACATTGCCCCATCCACCTGCCCAGTGAAAAGGCGCACACAATCTCTCAGTGCACTCCCAAAAGAAGGTGACAAGAAG AGGGAAAAGGACCACATCAGACGGCCAATGAATGCATTTATGATCTTTAGTAAGCGGCACCGTGCACTGGTTCACCAGCGGCACCCCAACCAGGACAACCGTACCGTCAGTAAAATACTGGGTGAGTGGTGGTACGCGCTGGGACCCAAAGAGAAGAAGAAGTACCATGATCTTGCCTTCCAG GTGAAGGAGGCTCATTTCCGAGCTCACCCTGATTGGAAATGGTGTAACAAGGACAGAAGGAAGTCCCTGTCTGAGGGCAGGGGAACTCCAGGGGCCAAAGAAGCTCGCGAGCGCAGCGTGTCTGAAAGCACAG AGGCCCATAATGCATCTCAGGGGGCAGACCACAAAGGAGCAGGGCCCAGCTGGACTTCACCTCGGTCTGACGGTCACGGAGGATCAATGGGAGGGCAGCTTCAGCGGCCTCGCGCCTTTTCCCAGAGCGCTGTGCATACTCTGGAGAGGAGGGAGAAGGAGAGGGTGCTGGAAAGCACGGGACTGTTTCATCCCCGTGCCCCTGCTCACCCTCGACGACCGAGTGAGGATGTGACCAGTGATGAAGAGCCTATGGTGATCTGCGAAGAGGGGGATGATGATGTCATAG AAGACTCGTTTGCAGACGGCTCCATTGACCTGAAGTGTAAAGAGAGAGTGACAGACAGCGATGACGAAAACGAGCATGCAGATGAAGCTGACAGCAAG CGCACCTTCCAACCAGTTCATTCCTCTGTGGCGTTCTCTCCAACTGGCACAACTGGCAACAAAAACAACGAAGACGGGCGTGAAAAGAACCCGGAGAAGAGAGGCATGGGTGGTGCAGAACTGGATAATGGGGGGCCCAAAGAAGGgaaaggaggaggtggaggagggcAGGTTCCGTTCCATGTTAATTCGGCCTCCGTCACTGGTATAACTGCTACTTTGCCACACAATCCCGGGACATACCTTTCGCAAGGCGCTGTCAGGATGGCCCCCACCGTGGTGACCAATGTTGTTCGTCCCATCACTAGCACCCCTATCCCCATCGCCAGCAAGCCAGCTGATGGGGGTGTGGCTGTTGGGACCCTACCTCCAGACGGGAAGCCCAAGCTACTGATCGGTGCTGGCGGAGCAGGAGGAGGTGGGTACTTTCCCTCCTCTTCTCCCAAACCTAATGGGCAAGGAAGCTTAGTAACTGGCCTAGTCCTGGGAGGAACCTTCCCAAACCAACCCACCGTTCAGCTCATCACCCCACCCCAACCTTCTCCATGCAACGGAACCTCTAGTAACAGCGCAGTACCCCTTCCCCTGCTTCATCACCAGTTCCTCCCTGCTGCCTCCATTACGCCCCATAGTGGCGGGAAACCCGTAACACAGGTGCAGTACATCCTTCCAACTCTGTCTGCAGCTGCCAATCCCAACAGTCCCTCCTCCCAGCAGACCCAGCAGCCCTCCAGCGTCCTTACCTTGTCCAGTGCTGCACCCACTCATGTGAGCCTGGCCAATGGTGTATATACAGGGGCGGGGCAAGGAATAAGATATGCTTCAGTCCCAGCGGTGGGAGGAGTCAGCCCGGGAGGTGGAG TTCACGCACAGTCCCCAGTCTTGCAGAGCAAGATGTTGGTTCCCATGGCAACAGTCGGAACAGGATCTACACCTCCGCAGCCGATTTCCCTGGTGGGTCCACCCCTTCCTGTTCAACATGGGACTCAACCAGGAAGTAAG ATCATTCAAATTGCACCAATGCCGGTGGTCCAAACAAATGTGCATCCTGGAGGATCAGTGCATACCGGCAACTCGTTTCCTGTCTCTATGCCAACCGCGACTGTCATGGCCTCTGGGCCCACCTCTCCTCAGACGGTGCTCTTGACGCCACCACCTACAAG GATCACATATGTCCAGTCAACTCCTGGAGTTGCAGCTCCTTTTCCATTGGGTTCAACACATGCAGTCTCTTCCACCCACCAGACCCCGTCACCTGCGGGTCCATCTTTTTTGCAATCTCCAGTGGCGACCATCGGGTTCACTGCAATTGCCCCAGCCGGTCAGGCCTTGGTTCAGCCTATTGTTGCAA GTCAGCCACCCCTCCTGGCTCCATGCCCGCCCCCGAGTGGATTGTCACAACCTGCACAAGCCTCGACGGCCACCCATCAACTTGTGACCACCATTTACCCCAGAGTTAGCTTAGCCGGAGGAGTTGTGTCAGTGACAGCCGTGCCGCAAAGCACAGCAAGCTCCACATCAGTTCCAGCATCATCCTCAATGCATCAAGAGAAAACCCACTCAGCCGCGGCCGCGCAACCACACGCGCAGACAGATGCGCAGCTGCAGACTCAGGTAAACATGCACATGGAAAACGAGAGAAGACCAGAAACTAGGAAGGAGATGGAGAAACAGAGAGACCTGGTGGTGTCAAAGGATGGACATCAGACGCCACCTAGTGGTTTGGAGGAATCGGTGCAACATGCACATAAAG TAGGTCAGCATTGTGAAGGGAAGGAGGATGGAAAGAAAGGGAGCAAAATGGAGCGAGAGTCTGAAAGAGACGTAGGAGGGGGCCCGTCTCAAACAGAGAGAGCTGAGAGAGCAAGAGCGATGGAAGGGGAGACAGAGAGTCAAGCTGAGATCAACAGCAAAGACGAGAGTCGAGAG GCAGGACGCAGGGAAGCTTCTGTTTCGGACCCCCCACCACCCCCTTTACAGACTGACTCCCCTTCAGTTAAAAAGACCAAGTTCCGCCCACCTCCACTGAAAAACACCACTGATGCTGGGGACAA GGCGCTGTTTGGCTCCTCTTTTGAAGAGCGTCTTAAAGAGCTGCCGGAGTTCAAGCCTGAAGATGTGCTGCCCTCTCCCAATTTACAGAGTCTAACAACTTCCCCTAGAGCCATACTGGGCAGCTACCGCAGGAAGCGGAGGAACTCTACAG ATCTAGACTCCGCCGACGACCCCAGTTCACCACGAAGGAAGAGTCGCTGCTTGTCCAGCTGCAGCTCAGAGCCCAACACGCCCAAGAGTGCTGCCAAGTGTGAAGGGGACATCTTTACCTTCGACAGGGCTG GAGAGACAGAGCATATTTTGGAGGAGTTGGACCGTGTGCCGCCTTCCTCTCTGCGTAGGATGTTGGACCAGCGGCGTGCGCTTGTTATGCAGCTCTTCCAGGAGCACGGCTTCTTCCCCTCAG CGCAAGCCACAGCTGCCTTCCAAGCTCGCCACTCGGACACGTTTCCCAGCAAGGTGTGCCTGCAGCTGAAGATCCGCGAGGTAAGGCAGAAGATCATGCAGAATGCCGGCAGTTCGGAAAGCGTGGGATGCGCGGCCGCCGGAAGCTCTGACTCCGCCTCTACTCCCGGACCATCCAATCCAGCGGCCAGGGAGAATCCCGAAGCGGACGAGAGGGGCAGGGCCACGGAAGAGCCAAAGAAAGACGCGGGCGATCCGCAGGAGTCAAGATGA